Proteins encoded in a region of the Triticum dicoccoides isolate Atlit2015 ecotype Zavitan chromosome 3A, WEW_v2.0, whole genome shotgun sequence genome:
- the LOC119272091 gene encoding uncharacterized protein LOC119272091, whose translation MKGGGKTSGCFFCLGAPMRALSRACDLYVGCMSGCARRMPAGAVMGGRGFGRSATTMHLRKSSDRADDLVRAASRQRRVAPEPGVVGAAKKKVHVSQAPAAVPTGRKGPAMVTITEDGPCEFGACPLKRPEQRSRGAAAGGLAARDGGFGAIKVGGEAFESRA comes from the coding sequence ATGAAGGGTGGCGGGAAAACGAGCGGGTGCTTCTTCTGCCTCGGCGCGCCGATGCGCGCGCTGTCCAGGGCGTGCGACCTCTACGTGGGCTGCATGTCCGGATGCGCGCGCCGGATGCCGGCGGGGGCGGTCATGGGCGGCCGCGGCTTCGGCAGGTCGGCCACGACCATGCACCTGCGGAAGAGCTCGGACCGCGCCGACGACCTTGTCCGCGCCGCATCCAGACAGCGCCGCGTCGCGCCCGAGCCGGGGGTCGTCGGGGCAGCGAAGAAGAAGGTCCACGTTAGCCAGGCCCCGGCGGCTGTCCCGACGGGGAGGAAGGGCCCGGCGATGGTGACCATCACTGAGGACGGGCCGTGCGAGTTCGGCGCCTGCCCGCTGAAACGTCCAGAGCAGAGGAgtcgcggcgcggcggcgggcggactgGCCGCGCGCGACGGTGGTTTTGGTGCCATCAAGGTGGGGGGCGAGGCATTCGAGAGCCGAGCGTGA